A DNA window from Doryrhamphus excisus isolate RoL2022-K1 chromosome 2, RoL_Dexc_1.0, whole genome shotgun sequence contains the following coding sequences:
- the agpat2 gene encoding 1-acyl-sn-glycerol-3-phosphate acyltransferase beta, with protein MVSLRCLRRVTSGRKGKNGKKLDSITVLCLTGSRCHLCPRRRSRAAEPDPAVHLRHFPAMDVLLWMPPLLLVPLLLWTSSTFVFYFKKCFYVAWMMVLALAAIPLCILKSGGRDVENMRIIRVLVRHVKYFLGLRFEVSGWEHLQTEGPYVIISNHQSSLDVLGLMEILPDRCTMIAKKELIYAGTVGLICWLGGIVFINRKKTSDAKSVMAEAAQTMLDDQIRLWVFPEGTRNQRGDLLPFKKGAFHLAVQAQAPIIPVVFSSYSNFYLRKEKQFKSGTIRLKILPKIDTKGMTSEDVSSLADKSFDVMRSAFLDISKTYSNGPVRH; from the exons ATGGTCTCACTGAGGTGCCTTCGACGCGTCACAAGCGGAAGGAAGGGAAAAAACGGTAAAAAGCTCGACTCCATCACCGTGTTATGTTTGACCGGATCACGGTGCCACCTTTGCCCGCGGAGACGTAGCCGAGCAGCAGAGCCGGACCCCGCCGTCCACCTTCGCCACTTCCCCGCTATGGACGTGCTCCTTTGGATGCCCCCGCTGCTGCTGGTGCCGCTTCTGTTGTGGACCAGCAGCACATTCGTCTTCTATTTCAAAAAGTGCTTTTACGTGGCCTGGATGATGGTACTGGCCCTGGCCGCCATCCCGCTGTGCATACTGAAGAGCGGGGGCAGGGACGTGGAGAACATGAG GATCATCCGCGTCCTCGTTCGTCATGTCAAGTATTTCCTCGGCCTCCGGTTCGAAGTCAGCGGCTGGGAGCACCTGCAGACCGAGGGCCCCTACGTTATCATCTCCAACCACCAGAGCTCCCTCGACGTTTTGG GCCTGATGGAGATCTTGCCCGACCGCTGCACCATGATCGCCAAGAAGGAGCTGATCTATGCCGGCACGGTGGGCCTCATCTGCTGGCTCGGCGGCATCGTCTTCATCAACCGCAAGAAGACCAGCGACGCCAAGAGTGTCATGGCTGAGGCCGCGCAGACCATGCTAGACGATCAG ATCCGTCTGTGGGTGTTCCCAGAGGGAACGCGGAACCAGAGAGGCGACTTGCTGCCGTTCAAAAAAGGCGCCTTCCACTTGGCCGTGCAAGCGCAA GCGCCCATCATTCCCGTGGTCTTCTCCTCCTACAGCAACTTCTACCTACGGAAAGAAAAACAGTTCAAATCGG GGACCATCAGATTGAAGATCCTGCCAAAGATCGATACAAAAGGGATGACGTCCGAGGACGTGTCGTCCCTCGCCGACAAGTCCTTTGACGTGATGCGCTCGGCCTTCCTGGACATCTCCAAAACCTACAGCAACGGCCCTGTGAGGCACTGA
- the egfl7 gene encoding epidermal growth factor-like protein 7, with amino-acid sequence MIQTSLLAALLVLHAMANPQFFAHHGRRVCGSRDPHHRHIVTATESYVLPLHRPYITVCQGQRLCSTYKTVYTVAYRQVSRAASLSNYYPECCPGWRRFHSLSCNQAVCDHTCVNGGTCMTPNHCSCPHGWTGRRCQTDVDECIQQHPCAHHCINTAGSFRCACRDRFRLSADGRSCHRLGPAAQDPGDVSTSGERFGILGNVSEEVKSLRSRVELLEKKLQLALAPYGSVFPLSLDEGVSEATLLSHSFQQLDRIDSLSEQIGFLEERLGTCSCQEN; translated from the exons ATGATCCAAACATCGCTCCTTGCCGCCCTCCTCGTCCTCCACGCCATGGCCAACCCCCAGTTCTTTGCTCACCACGg GAGGAGGGTGTGTGGCAGCCGTGACCCCCACCATCGCCACATTGTCACGGCAACAGAGTCCTACGTCCTTCCTCTGCACAGGCCCTACATCACCGTGTGTCAGGGGCAGCGCCTCTGCAGCACGTACAA GACCGTGTACACAGTAGCGTACCGGCAGGTGAGCAGAGCGGCATCTCTGTCCAATTACTACCCAGAATGCTGCCCGGGATGGCGGCGCTTTCACTCCCTCAGTTGTAACCAAG CTGTGTGTGATCACACCTGTGTGAACGGGGGAACATGCATGACACCCAACCACTGTTCTTGTCCACACGGATGGACGGGACGCCGGTGCCAGACAg ATGTGGACGAGTGCATCCAGCAGCATCCTTGCGCTCACCATTGCATCAACACAGCCGGAAGTTTCCGATGCGCCTGCAGGGACAGGTTCCGCTTGTCCGCAGACGGACGCTCCTGTCACCGCTTGGGTCCCGCCGCCCAGGACCCTGGTGATGTTTCCACTTCAG GTGAACGGTTCGGCATTCTGGGGAATGTTTCAGAGGAGGTGAAGAGCCTGAGGAGCAGGGTGGAGCTTCTGGAAAAG AAGCTGCAGTTGGCGCTGGCGCCGTACGGCAGCGTCTTCCCGCTGTCGCTGGACGAGGGCGTGTCCGAAGCCACCCTGTTATCGCACTCCTTCCAGCAGCTGGACCGCATCGACTCGCTCAGTGAGCAGATCGGGTTCCTGGAGGAGCGCCTGGGAACAT GCTCCTGCCAGGAAAACTAG